One Megamonas hypermegale genomic window carries:
- a CDS encoding ParB/RepB/Spo0J family partition protein — protein MEYLKIDEILPNPFQPRQDFSADEMIELTTSIKEYGIIEPLIVRINNQDKFELIAGERRLRAAQMAGLSEVPVILKDYDDKKTAQIALIENLQRSNLNAIEEAHAYKSLTEKFSMTQDEVARKVGKSRSHIANFMRLLKLTKPIQELISIGKLNMGQAKPLLSIEDEKLQQKVANLVIEKELSARKTEELVKKILKNDTSMLDEKPEQEDTKIYLRDVAEQLKQILGTNVSISQGKKKSRIEIEFYSDDDLDRIIELLLSKQKNNTSKVFDFNV, from the coding sequence ATGGAATATTTAAAAATAGATGAAATTTTACCTAATCCCTTCCAACCACGTCAAGATTTTTCTGCCGATGAAATGATAGAACTAACTACATCTATTAAAGAATACGGCATTATTGAACCGCTCATAGTACGTATAAACAATCAAGATAAATTTGAATTAATTGCTGGTGAACGTCGCCTGCGAGCTGCCCAAATGGCAGGTCTTTCTGAAGTTCCCGTAATATTAAAAGATTATGATGATAAAAAAACTGCGCAAATCGCTTTGATTGAAAATCTACAACGCAGTAATTTAAACGCCATTGAAGAAGCACACGCATATAAATCCTTAACAGAAAAATTCAGCATGACACAAGATGAAGTAGCCCGCAAAGTTGGTAAAAGTCGCTCTCATATCGCAAATTTCATGCGCCTTTTAAAATTAACTAAACCTATTCAAGAATTAATCTCCATAGGTAAACTCAATATGGGACAAGCTAAACCACTGCTATCAATTGAAGATGAAAAACTCCAACAAAAAGTGGCTAATTTAGTAATTGAAAAAGAACTTTCTGCTCGCAAAACAGAAGAACTTGTAAAAAAAATCCTCAAAAACGATACTTCCATGCTTGATGAAAAACCTGAGCAGGAAGATACAAAAATTTATTTACGCGATGTAGCTGAACAATTAAAACAGATTTTAGGTACAAACGTAAGCATCTCTCAAGGCAAGAAAAAATCTCGCATAGAGATTGAATTTTACAGTGATGATGATTTAGACCGCATCATAGAATTATTACTGTCAAAACAGAAAAATAATACTTCAAAAGTCTTTGATTTCAACGTTTAA
- a CDS encoding LysR family transcriptional regulator, translated as MISRYGIFCKVIELTSFTKVAKQIGYSQSAISQTIKSLEQELGVILIDRKKDGITLTSDGKEFLPYLQSIYRAECALKQKQKELTGLENSIIRIGTFTSVSRNILPQLMKQFKKIYPGVNFILKQGDYTSIQKWVQTEIVDFGFVNSNAVKGIKVEILYEDELLAVLPPNHSLIEYKSISLKQLASEPFILLDEGDYSVIMNAFQKINQTPQIEYEVYDDYSILAMVRQGLGVSAMYSLVLNGFEKGLQIRPIKEKPMRPVALAWKNEHTMSLASRRFMDFIKSFFLKNKQCL; from the coding sequence ATGATATCACGTTACGGTATTTTTTGCAAAGTTATTGAACTCACAAGTTTTACAAAAGTCGCTAAACAAATCGGTTATTCACAAAGCGCAATAAGCCAAACGATAAAATCACTTGAGCAAGAATTAGGCGTTATCTTAATTGACCGCAAAAAAGACGGTATAACTCTAACTTCTGATGGAAAAGAATTTTTACCATATCTTCAATCTATTTACCGTGCGGAATGTGCTTTAAAACAAAAACAAAAAGAACTAACTGGATTAGAAAATAGTATTATTCGCATTGGGACTTTTACCAGTGTGAGCCGTAATATCTTACCTCAATTAATGAAGCAATTTAAAAAAATTTATCCCGGTGTAAATTTCATCTTAAAACAAGGAGATTATACCAGCATTCAAAAATGGGTGCAGACAGAAATTGTAGACTTTGGCTTTGTAAATAGCAACGCTGTAAAAGGTATAAAGGTAGAAATACTCTATGAAGATGAACTGTTAGCTGTACTGCCACCTAATCATTCACTCATCGAATATAAAAGTATTTCACTAAAACAACTTGCCAGTGAACCATTTATTTTACTTGATGAAGGTGATTATAGCGTCATAATGAATGCTTTTCAAAAAATAAATCAAACACCACAGATTGAATATGAAGTATATGATGATTATTCTATCTTAGCCATGGTCAGACAAGGACTTGGGGTATCGGCAATGTACAGCCTTGTTTTAAATGGTTTTGAAAAAGGCTTACAAATTAGACCAATAAAAGAAAAACCCATGCGACCTGTAGCACTTGCTTGGAAAAATGAACATACAATGTCACTTGCTTCGCGCCGTTTTATGGATTTCATCAAAAGTTTTTTTCTAAAAAATAAGCAATGTTTATAA
- a CDS encoding DUF4446 family protein, which yields MLNQFMQDNLAIILIAMTILLVLLIILSIVTLVKLSSTKKRYKMLVNGATGEDLENIIADNIAQMNELVVKNNKIDEDYAAMRNLFEKSLQKIAVYRFSAFHDMGGDMSYAVAMLDHNNNGVIFSSIFGRQESCTYVKPVENGISKYPLSEEENKVLQEAMAK from the coding sequence ATGTTAAATCAATTTATGCAAGATAATTTAGCTATAATATTGATTGCTATGACTATATTACTGGTATTATTGATTATTTTATCTATTGTTACATTAGTAAAACTCAGTAGCACTAAAAAACGCTATAAAATGCTAGTTAACGGCGCTACAGGTGAAGATTTAGAAAATATTATTGCTGATAATATCGCTCAAATGAATGAACTTGTTGTAAAAAACAATAAAATTGATGAAGATTACGCTGCTATGCGCAATCTCTTTGAAAAATCATTACAAAAAATCGCTGTATACCGTTTCAGTGCTTTTCATGATATGGGTGGAGATATGAGTTATGCTGTTGCTATGTTAGACCATAATAACAACGGTGTTATATTCTCATCTATCTTCGGTCGACAAGAATCTTGTACTTATGTCAAACCAGTTGAAAACGGTATTTCAAAATATCCATTAAGCGAAGAAGAAAACAAAGTTTTACAAGAAGCCATGGCAAAATAG
- a CDS encoding ATP-dependent 6-phosphofructokinase: MDKNIAVLTSGTDAPGMNAAIRAVVRTILSNGSRVWGVYDGYRGLVDDNMEELSSISVADIIQRGGTFLGTSFCKRWYTKEGRQTAYENLKKRDIDALIVIGGDGSLRGAEEFARETGFPVIGIPATIENDIWGTDYAIGCDTAANTILEAINKIRDTAAAHHRIFILEVMGNKYGWLATYTAVAGGGNMVIVPDDEYDQEKVVAKAKKLHDEGKTYLVILASEGVGDMQALAKELQEKTGVSTRLTTLGLVQRGGSPTANDRVFASVLGEQAALAAISGLYGIVFGLNKGQIVSVDLRDAVTNKKVYPEDLKHLAEIISY, encoded by the coding sequence ATGGATAAAAATATAGCTGTATTGACTAGTGGTACAGATGCACCTGGCATGAATGCCGCTATTAGAGCTGTTGTTCGTACAATACTTAGCAATGGTTCTCGCGTTTGGGGCGTCTATGATGGATATCGTGGATTAGTTGATGATAATATGGAAGAATTATCTTCTATTTCCGTAGCTGATATAATTCAACGTGGTGGTACTTTCCTTGGTACTAGTTTTTGCAAACGCTGGTACACAAAAGAAGGACGCCAAACAGCTTATGAAAATCTAAAAAAACGTGATATAGATGCACTTATCGTCATCGGTGGTGATGGTAGCTTACGTGGTGCTGAAGAATTTGCTAGAGAAACTGGTTTTCCTGTTATTGGTATCCCTGCAACTATTGAAAATGATATTTGGGGTACAGATTATGCTATTGGCTGTGACACAGCAGCTAACACAATTTTGGAAGCTATCAATAAAATAAGAGATACTGCAGCAGCACATCATCGTATTTTCATCTTAGAAGTAATGGGTAACAAATACGGCTGGCTCGCTACATATACAGCAGTTGCCGGCGGCGGAAATATGGTAATCGTTCCAGATGATGAATACGATCAAGAAAAAGTCGTTGCTAAAGCTAAAAAATTACATGACGAAGGTAAAACTTATCTCGTAATTTTAGCTTCTGAAGGCGTAGGTGATATGCAAGCTTTAGCTAAAGAATTACAAGAAAAAACAGGTGTTTCTACTCGTTTAACTACTTTAGGTTTAGTACAACGCGGTGGTTCTCCAACAGCTAATGACCGTGTGTTTGCTAGTGTTTTAGGTGAACAGGCTGCACTTGCTGCTATATCTGGTTTATATGGTATTGTATTTGGTTTAAATAAAGGACAAATCGTAAGCGTTGATTTACGTGATGCTGTAACCAATAAAAAAGTTTATCCAGAAGACTTAAAACATCTTGCAGAAATCATCTCTTATTGA
- a CDS encoding vitamin B12 dependent-methionine synthase activation domain-containing protein: MPKYNTALMSIDVNETRRYAGLNKAPDFNKKTIREACREILYVAEPRGSWEVYDYDAQNGIVLAPTPFKLEGKKVTKHLCRAKKVVIMSVTIGEEVEREISRRFKDGEYTLSVLMDAAATTAVEQVADGIEKAIDQKFLMQGFVRRWRFSPGYGDWPIDCQKQMIELAKADEIGVGVTSSLMLTPRKSITAIIGLVPKVDDVEVEKQSCKFCPKVDCNFRTKDFEPQPKEA; this comes from the coding sequence ATGCCGAAATATAATACAGCATTAATGTCCATTGATGTTAATGAAACGAGAAGATATGCTGGGCTAAATAAAGCACCGGATTTTAATAAGAAGACGATAAGAGAAGCTTGTAGAGAGATTTTATATGTAGCTGAACCGCGCGGTTCATGGGAAGTATACGATTATGATGCACAAAATGGCATAGTTTTAGCACCTACTCCGTTTAAATTAGAAGGGAAAAAAGTGACGAAACATTTATGTCGTGCTAAAAAAGTAGTCATAATGTCTGTTACCATTGGCGAAGAAGTAGAACGCGAGATTTCACGCCGTTTTAAAGATGGTGAATACACTTTATCTGTGCTAATGGACGCAGCAGCGACAACAGCAGTTGAACAAGTAGCTGATGGAATAGAAAAAGCCATCGACCAGAAATTTTTAATGCAGGGCTTTGTGCGTCGTTGGCGTTTTAGTCCTGGTTATGGGGATTGGCCGATTGATTGTCAAAAGCAGATGATTGAATTAGCTAAAGCTGATGAAATAGGCGTAGGTGTTACTTCTTCATTGATGTTGACGCCACGTAAATCCATCACAGCTATTATTGGTCTTGTGCCAAAAGTAGATGATGTTGAAGTAGAAAAACAATCATGTAAATTTTGTCCGAAGGTAGATTGTAATTTTCGAACAAAAGATTTTGAGCCACAACCAAAAGAGGCTTAA
- a CDS encoding homocysteine S-methyltransferase family protein has translation MIQIFDGAMGTMLQNAGMKTGDCPEYLNITNPKMVQDVHRAYFEAGSDIIETNTFGASRIKLAEYNLSDKVAEINTAAVQNVKIATAGKAKVAGSMGPTGGFIKPLGELDFDEVYQNYYEQAKALATAGADYILIETCIEIQEMRAALLAAKDACDLPVICQLSFSEDGRTVTGTDPQSAAIILSAMGADVIGANCSLGPEQLVPIVKELAENCSCPISIQPNAGMPHLVDGKTVFPMTPEDFGKWAPELVKAGATFIGGCCGTTPAHIKAIKEALKGVVEPVRKEPSNDLALASRSKTVFIGKDLPTRLIGERINPTGRKKLAAEIKNGSFISVKREAIEQEQAGAQILDVNMGVAGIDQAEAMKKAVMEISQLVNIPLAIDTSDAKALEAGLKAYPGRALINSVSAEPDRLKYFIPLAKRYGAAILCLPLSEEGIPKTGKERLAVVQKIIDEAKKYGLKDNNFLLDALVMTIATDKDACNEVLNTLRLYRKYIGAPSTMGLSNISFGLPNRPLINSTFFAMCLAAGLDAPIMNPYDDSMQNALSAASALLGKDPSGRDYSISHSGQNIPVAKAKTVASTGDIIEDIKNAIISGEKEAIADMVEKALNDGYKPNEITDKALSAAMNVVGKDFGAKKIFLPQVMLSAEAMREAFIKIKERIPADSMSDKGKIVIATVKGDIHDLGKNIVAALLENNGYRVIDLGKDVDKEDIIKAAKENNADMIGLCSLMTTTITQIDEVIEELKNSDFKTKVMIGGAVVTSEYADKVGADAYASDGVEAVELAKKLIVKN, from the coding sequence ATGATACAGATTTTTGATGGTGCTATGGGTACTATGTTACAAAATGCAGGAATGAAAACGGGTGATTGTCCTGAGTATTTAAATATAACAAATCCGAAAATGGTGCAAGATGTACATCGTGCTTATTTTGAGGCTGGTTCTGATATTATTGAAACGAATACTTTTGGTGCTTCTCGCATTAAATTAGCAGAATATAATTTATCAGATAAGGTTGCAGAAATTAATACAGCTGCTGTTCAAAATGTAAAAATAGCAACAGCTGGCAAAGCAAAAGTAGCTGGTTCTATGGGGCCTACAGGTGGATTTATAAAACCTTTGGGAGAGTTGGATTTTGATGAAGTTTATCAAAATTATTATGAACAAGCAAAAGCTTTAGCTACTGCTGGAGCAGATTATATTTTGATTGAAACATGTATTGAAATTCAAGAAATGCGTGCAGCTTTATTGGCGGCAAAAGATGCTTGTGATTTACCTGTAATTTGCCAATTATCCTTCAGTGAAGATGGACGCACTGTAACAGGAACAGACCCTCAGTCAGCAGCTATTATTTTATCAGCAATGGGAGCTGATGTTATCGGTGCAAACTGTTCTTTAGGGCCTGAACAATTAGTGCCGATTGTCAAAGAATTAGCAGAAAATTGTAGTTGTCCTATCAGTATTCAACCAAATGCTGGTATGCCTCATCTCGTTGATGGAAAAACTGTTTTCCCTATGACGCCAGAAGATTTTGGCAAATGGGCACCTGAATTAGTAAAAGCTGGTGCTACTTTTATTGGTGGTTGTTGTGGAACTACACCAGCACATATCAAAGCGATTAAAGAAGCTTTAAAAGGTGTAGTTGAACCTGTTCGCAAAGAGCCAAGCAACGATTTAGCTTTAGCTAGTCGTTCTAAAACAGTATTTATTGGCAAAGATTTACCTACACGTTTAATCGGTGAACGCATAAATCCTACAGGACGCAAAAAATTAGCGGCAGAAATAAAAAATGGTTCGTTCATTTCTGTAAAACGTGAAGCGATTGAACAAGAACAAGCAGGTGCGCAAATTCTCGATGTAAATATGGGTGTTGCTGGAATCGACCAAGCTGAAGCAATGAAAAAAGCAGTCATGGAAATTTCTCAACTTGTAAACATTCCATTAGCTATAGATACGAGTGATGCCAAAGCATTAGAAGCAGGGCTAAAAGCATACCCAGGAAGAGCTTTGATAAACTCTGTAAGTGCTGAACCAGATAGATTAAAATATTTCATTCCTTTAGCAAAACGCTATGGTGCGGCAATTTTGTGCTTGCCTTTATCAGAAGAAGGAATTCCTAAAACAGGCAAAGAAAGATTAGCTGTAGTGCAAAAAATTATCGATGAAGCTAAAAAATATGGATTAAAAGATAATAATTTCTTGCTTGATGCTCTCGTCATGACAATAGCTACGGATAAAGATGCTTGTAATGAAGTTTTAAATACATTGCGTTTATATCGTAAATATATAGGAGCACCATCAACTATGGGACTCAGTAATATTTCCTTTGGGCTTCCAAATAGACCACTCATCAATAGTACATTTTTTGCAATGTGCTTAGCGGCTGGTTTAGATGCTCCAATCATGAATCCGTATGATGATTCTATGCAAAATGCATTATCTGCGGCAAGTGCACTCTTAGGTAAAGACCCAAGCGGTAGAGATTACAGCATAAGCCATTCAGGTCAAAATATTCCTGTAGCCAAAGCAAAAACTGTAGCTTCGACTGGCGATATTATAGAAGATATAAAAAATGCGATTATCAGTGGAGAAAAAGAAGCTATTGCTGATATGGTGGAAAAAGCTTTAAATGATGGATATAAACCAAATGAAATAACAGATAAAGCACTTAGTGCAGCGATGAATGTTGTCGGCAAGGATTTTGGTGCGAAGAAAATCTTTTTACCACAGGTAATGCTTTCAGCTGAAGCGATGAGAGAAGCATTTATTAAAATAAAAGAACGCATTCCTGCTGATAGCATGAGTGACAAAGGTAAAATTGTCATAGCGACAGTAAAAGGCGATATTCATGATTTGGGTAAAAATATCGTAGCTGCACTGTTAGAAAATAATGGCTATCGTGTCATTGACCTTGGCAAAGACGTGGATAAAGAAGATATTATCAAAGCGGCTAAAGAAAATAATGCCGATATGATAGGTCTTTGTTCACTCATGACTACTACTATCACCCAGATTGATGAAGTTATAGAAGAGCTTAAAAATAGCGATTTCAAGACAAAAGTCATGATTGGCGGTGCCGTAGTAACGAGCGAATACGCCGATAAAGTTGGTGCTGATGCATATGCTTCTGATGGTGTTGAAGCGGTAGAACTTGCTAAGAAATTAATCGTGAAAAATTAA
- a CDS encoding AzlC family ABC transporter permease codes for MYQNLSDNKQVFKEGMRDGIPIALGYLAVSFSLGIAAKNAGLSAFQGFFASILTNASAGEYAGFTVIATMATYLEMFLVILIANSRYLIMSCALSQRMHPDTPWYHRLLIGFDITDELFAITIARPGYLNPFYTYGAMLVTMPCWSIGTALGIIAGNLLSVSLVSAFSVALYGMFLAVIIPPAHQNKTIGLFVLISFVASYIANYLPYVCNLSDATRIILLTVILASVAAILFPIKQEEKAHNEQ; via the coding sequence ATGTATCAGAATTTGTCTGATAACAAACAAGTATTTAAAGAAGGTATGCGAGATGGTATTCCTATTGCCTTGGGATATCTAGCTGTTTCTTTTTCTTTGGGGATTGCTGCTAAAAATGCTGGATTATCTGCGTTTCAAGGTTTTTTTGCCAGTATTTTGACGAATGCTTCTGCAGGTGAATATGCAGGTTTTACAGTGATTGCTACTATGGCTACATATTTAGAAATGTTTCTTGTCATTTTGATTGCTAACTCACGTTATTTAATAATGAGTTGTGCTTTAAGTCAGCGTATGCATCCAGATACGCCGTGGTATCATCGTCTTTTAATTGGTTTTGATATTACAGATGAACTTTTTGCAATAACGATTGCACGCCCTGGATATCTTAATCCATTTTATACTTATGGAGCAATGCTTGTCACAATGCCATGTTGGTCTATTGGAACAGCACTTGGTATTATTGCAGGTAATTTACTTTCTGTAAGTTTAGTCAGCGCATTTAGCGTAGCATTATATGGTATGTTTTTAGCTGTAATAATTCCTCCAGCACATCAAAATAAAACAATTGGTTTATTTGTGCTTATAAGTTTTGTAGCAAGTTATATTGCCAATTATTTACCATATGTTTGTAATTTATCTGATGCTACACGCATAATATTACTTACTGTTATATTAGCTTCAGTTGCAGCAATTTTATTCCCAATAAAACAAGAGGAGAAGGCACATAATGAGCAATAG
- the thiD gene encoding bifunctional hydroxymethylpyrimidine kinase/phosphomethylpyrimidine kinase, whose translation MKKVLTIAGSDCSGGAGIQADIKTITAHKMYAMSAITALTAQNTTGVYGILETDAKFMGLQLDCIFKDINPDAVKIGMVANKDIIKTIANKLIEYKAKNIVADPVMVSTAGSRLMEEDAANTLIEKLLPLATVITPNLAEAEVLCNFPIKTKEDCIKAAETIFKKIPTAILIKGGHLEDCADDLLWDNGSIHWFKGERIDNPNTHGTGCTLSSAIASNLAAGHDLVTSIQNAKDYITGALKANLNLGKGSGPLNHMYNL comes from the coding sequence ATGAAAAAAGTTTTAACAATTGCTGGTTCAGATTGTAGTGGTGGGGCTGGTATTCAAGCTGATATAAAAACTATAACAGCACATAAAATGTATGCTATGAGTGCCATCACCGCTTTAACTGCACAAAATACTACGGGCGTTTATGGTATTTTAGAAACAGATGCAAAATTTATGGGACTACAACTTGATTGTATCTTTAAAGATATTAATCCTGATGCTGTAAAAATTGGTATGGTAGCTAATAAAGATATCATAAAAACAATTGCTAATAAATTAATTGAATACAAAGCTAAAAATATAGTAGCTGACCCAGTAATGGTTTCTACTGCTGGCAGTCGTTTGATGGAAGAAGATGCTGCTAATACTTTGATTGAAAAATTATTACCACTCGCTACAGTCATAACTCCAAACTTAGCTGAGGCAGAAGTTTTATGTAATTTTCCTATAAAGACTAAGGAAGATTGCATTAAAGCCGCTGAAACTATTTTCAAAAAAATTCCTACAGCTATTTTAATTAAAGGCGGTCATTTAGAAGATTGTGCTGATGATTTACTTTGGGACAATGGTTCTATTCATTGGTTTAAAGGAGAACGCATAGATAATCCTAATACACATGGAACGGGCTGCACACTTTCTTCTGCTATTGCTTCTAATCTTGCCGCTGGACATGACCTTGTAACAAGCATTCAAAATGCCAAAGATTACATCACAGGAGCTTTAAAAGCCAATTTAAATTTAGGTAAAGGCAGTGGGCCTTTAAATCATATGTACAATTTATAA
- a CDS encoding phosphoribosylaminoimidazolecarboxamide formyltransferase gives MNSMELKYGCNPNQKPARVYMKDGQDLPFTVLNGKPGYINLLDAFNSWQLVRELREATGLPAAASFKHVSPAGAAVAVPLSDTLKKMYFVEGVELTPMATAYIRARGADRMSSYGDFAALSDECDAATARFLAREVSDGIIAPSYSAEALEILKTKRKGNYLVIQMNPDYKAPELETKEVFGVTFEQKRNDIKITEELFNNVPTKNKEIPEAAKRDLLISLITLKYTQSNSVCYAKDGQAIGIGAGQQSRVHCTRLAGNKADIWHLRQAPQVLNLPFKPDVRRPDRDNAIDVYISDEYMDLLGGDDWKRVFTEKPPVFTKEEKEAWLAKVKGVSLGSDAFFPFGDNIERAHKSGVEFVAQSGGSIRDDNVIETCDKYNMAMAFVGIRLFHH, from the coding sequence ATGAATTCTATGGAATTAAAGTACGGATGTAACCCTAATCAAAAACCAGCACGTGTGTATATGAAAGATGGACAAGATTTACCATTTACAGTTTTAAATGGCAAACCAGGATATATTAATCTTTTAGATGCTTTTAATAGCTGGCAATTGGTTCGTGAATTGCGTGAAGCTACAGGTTTACCAGCAGCAGCTTCATTTAAACATGTAAGCCCAGCAGGTGCTGCTGTTGCTGTGCCATTATCTGATACTTTAAAGAAAATGTATTTTGTTGAAGGTGTAGAACTCACACCTATGGCTACAGCTTATATTCGCGCTCGTGGTGCAGACCGTATGTCTTCTTATGGTGATTTCGCTGCACTTTCTGATGAATGCGATGCTGCTACAGCTCGTTTCTTAGCTCGTGAAGTATCCGATGGTATCATTGCTCCATCTTACAGCGCTGAAGCTTTAGAAATCTTAAAGACAAAACGCAAAGGTAATTATCTTGTAATTCAGATGAATCCTGATTACAAAGCACCAGAACTTGAAACAAAAGAAGTATTCGGTGTTACTTTTGAACAAAAACGCAACGATATTAAAATCACAGAAGAATTATTCAACAATGTACCTACTAAAAACAAAGAAATTCCAGAAGCTGCAAAACGTGATTTACTCATATCATTGATTACACTTAAATATACACAATCAAATTCCGTATGTTATGCAAAAGATGGACAGGCTATCGGTATTGGTGCAGGTCAACAATCTCGTGTACATTGTACTCGTCTTGCTGGTAATAAAGCAGATATTTGGCATTTACGTCAAGCACCACAAGTATTGAACTTACCATTTAAACCAGATGTTCGCCGTCCAGACCGCGATAATGCAATTGATGTATATATCTCCGATGAATATATGGATTTACTCGGTGGCGATGATTGGAAACGCGTATTCACAGAAAAACCACCAGTATTTACTAAAGAAGAAAAAGAAGCTTGGCTTGCTAAAGTAAAAGGCGTATCTCTCGGTTCTGATGCGTTCTTCCCATTTGGCGATAATATCGAACGTGCTCATAAATCCGGTGTAGAATTTGTTGCACAAAGTGGCGGTTCTATTCGTGATGATAATGTTATTGAAACTTGTGATAAATACAATATGGCAATGGCATTTGTTGGAATTCGTTTATTCCATCATTAA
- a CDS encoding protein-tyrosine-phosphatase: MTSSMLSKKFILLALITLLLCNIAYAQETNYNGYIWRNDVEDNTNMPRNFRTSKSNFQKMSDKYDLDSNYIPSRKGLYELDISGSAQFSPKQFKSLIKYLKTQTDKDIYIIDLRQETHGFFNDNTAVSWYGLHDWGNIDKTTSEIIKDERQRLNAQIGKTIEIGNISSDKVISTDKIKVHSAMTEKDLVHKYGLNYVRITTTDHIWPKPEYIDQFIDLYRNLPPNAWLHFHCEAGAGRTTEFMAMYDILKNPDIPLKDILYRQYLIGGNYVAYTVDTNKSNNWKDIYYNQKATMIKKFYQYAKENHNNNYKISWSKWLQTH, translated from the coding sequence ATGACATCATCTATGCTTTCTAAAAAATTTATTTTATTGGCACTCATCACATTATTACTTTGTAATATTGCCTACGCTCAAGAGACAAATTATAATGGCTATATTTGGCGAAACGATGTGGAAGATAATACAAATATGCCGCGTAATTTTCGCACATCTAAATCAAATTTTCAAAAAATGTCAGATAAATACGATTTAGATAGCAATTACATTCCATCGCGCAAAGGTCTTTATGAGCTTGATATTTCAGGTAGTGCTCAGTTTTCACCTAAGCAATTTAAATCACTCATCAAATACTTAAAAACACAAACTGATAAAGATATTTACATCATTGATTTACGCCAAGAAACCCACGGCTTTTTCAACGATAATACAGCTGTTAGTTGGTACGGATTACACGATTGGGGAAATATCGATAAAACTACATCCGAAATAATTAAAGATGAACGCCAACGCCTCAATGCTCAAATAGGTAAAACGATTGAAATTGGCAATATCAGTTCAGATAAAGTGATATCCACTGATAAAATCAAAGTACATTCAGCTATGACTGAAAAAGATTTAGTGCATAAATACGGTTTAAATTATGTTCGCATTACTACTACAGACCATATTTGGCCAAAACCAGAATATATTGACCAATTTATCGATTTATATCGCAACTTACCGCCAAATGCTTGGCTTCATTTTCATTGTGAAGCTGGTGCTGGTCGCACTACTGAATTTATGGCAATGTATGATATATTAAAAAATCCTGATATTCCGTTAAAAGATATATTATACCGTCAATACTTAATCGGCGGAAATTATGTTGCTTATACTGTAGATACAAATAAGTCCAATAATTGGAAAGATATTTATTACAATCAAAAAGCAACCATGATAAAAAAATTCTATCAATATGCTAAAGAAAATCACAATAATAACTATAAAATAAGCTGGTCTAAATGGCTACAAACGCATTAA
- a CDS encoding AzlD domain-containing protein, with protein sequence MSNSEIYIYILIMAGVSMAIRVLPLTLIQKQIKSRFIQSFLYYVPYITLAVMTFPAIINATQSPFSGALALVVGIITAWFGASLFQVAVSCCCSVFILELFIL encoded by the coding sequence ATGAGCAATAGTGAAATTTATATTTATATACTTATAATGGCTGGCGTGAGTATGGCCATTCGTGTTTTGCCACTTACTTTAATTCAAAAACAGATAAAAAGTCGTTTTATACAATCTTTCTTGTATTATGTACCGTATATTACATTAGCTGTCATGACTTTTCCAGCGATAATAAATGCGACACAAAGTCCTTTTTCAGGAGCATTAGCATTAGTTGTAGGTATTATAACAGCATGGTTTGGAGCAAGTTTATTTCAAGTCGCTGTATCGTGTTGTTGTAGTGTATTTATTTTGGAATTATTTATTTTGTAA